A region from the Desulfoglaeba alkanexedens ALDC genome encodes:
- a CDS encoding HDIG domain-containing metalloprotein, translating into MRIPSRSECLELMEAVELPQNIRRHSILVADAACRLARLASRSHPRLNLPLIEAGGLLHDIAKGICLAQKCNHASVGAALVRQWGFHAVAPIVEQHISLTEEDIRGPVTESLIVNYADKRVRHDQYVTLEERFEDLIDRYGRTSAQKDLLRQRLCLYRELERTLFRGLPVEPDFLFTTLPEAFEAACGPPSSDLGKGSPKTNS; encoded by the coding sequence ATGCGTATTCCGTCTCGAAGCGAATGCCTGGAACTGATGGAGGCAGTCGAACTCCCGCAGAACATTCGAAGGCACAGCATCCTGGTGGCCGACGCCGCCTGCCGGTTGGCCCGGCTCGCGTCCCGGAGCCACCCGCGGCTGAACCTGCCGCTGATCGAAGCCGGGGGGCTCCTCCACGATATCGCCAAGGGGATCTGCCTCGCCCAAAAGTGCAACCACGCCAGCGTCGGCGCTGCATTGGTGAGGCAATGGGGGTTTCACGCCGTCGCCCCCATAGTGGAACAACACATTTCGCTGACGGAAGAAGATATCCGCGGCCCCGTCACGGAATCGCTCATCGTGAACTATGCGGACAAGCGGGTGAGACACGACCAGTACGTGACGCTCGAGGAACGCTTCGAAGACTTGATCGATCGCTACGGGCGGACCAGCGCGCAAAAGGACCTGCTGCGGCAACGGCTTTGCCTTTACCGCGAGTTGGAGCGCACCCTCTTTCGCGGCCTCCCCGTGGAACCCGACTTCCTCTTCACAACGCTCCCGGAAGCCTTCGAGGCGGCCTGCGGCCCGCCGTCCTCCGACCTTGGAAAGGGGAGTCCAAAAACAAACTCGTGA
- a CDS encoding D-alanine--D-alanine ligase family protein yields the protein MEKKRKLCVALLAGGKSAERDVSLSSGDQVFSALDKARYDIRRYDPRDDLVRLAREASDIDVALVLLHGRLGEDGTIQGFLESLGIPYQGSGVLGSALAMNKIMSKALYQQAGLPVADYVIADEASGPDAAYTFARKSGYPVVVKPEHEGSSIGLSIARSEDALEGALTTAWRYDRRCLVERYIKGTEITGGVLGNDRLEALPLVEIIPGEAFEFFDHEAKYTPGATREICPARLSAEITQIAQDYARRAHQALCCRGYSRTDMIATESGAVYVLETNTIPGMTRTSLFPQAAAAAGLTFSALLDRLIELALEHWGRRP from the coding sequence ATGGAAAAGAAGAGAAAGCTGTGCGTGGCGCTCCTGGCGGGCGGCAAGTCGGCGGAACGGGACGTATCGCTCAGCAGCGGCGACCAGGTGTTTTCGGCGCTGGACAAGGCCCGTTACGATATCCGCCGGTACGATCCCCGCGACGACCTGGTACGACTGGCCCGGGAGGCTTCGGACATCGATGTGGCCCTTGTCCTCCTCCACGGCCGGCTGGGGGAAGACGGCACCATTCAGGGCTTTCTGGAATCCCTGGGCATTCCCTACCAGGGAAGCGGCGTGCTGGGCAGCGCCCTGGCCATGAACAAGATCATGAGCAAAGCGCTGTACCAGCAAGCGGGGCTTCCCGTTGCCGATTACGTGATCGCCGACGAGGCATCGGGCCCGGACGCCGCCTACACGTTTGCCCGAAAGTCGGGATATCCGGTGGTGGTCAAACCGGAGCACGAAGGATCCAGCATCGGCCTCAGCATAGCCCGTTCGGAAGACGCCCTGGAAGGCGCCCTGACCACGGCCTGGCGTTACGATCGCCGCTGCCTGGTCGAGCGATACATCAAGGGAACGGAAATCACCGGCGGCGTGTTGGGCAACGACCGACTGGAGGCCCTCCCCCTGGTCGAAATCATCCCGGGGGAAGCCTTCGAGTTCTTCGACCACGAGGCGAAGTACACGCCGGGGGCGACTCGGGAGATCTGCCCGGCACGGCTGTCCGCCGAAATCACGCAAATCGCCCAGGACTACGCGCGGCGCGCGCATCAGGCCCTCTGCTGCCGGGGCTACAGCCGGACCGACATGATCGCGACCGAAAGCGGCGCCGTTTACGTCCTTGAGACCAACACCATCCCCGGCATGACCCGCACGAGCCTCTTTCCGCAGGCCGCCGCCGCCGCCGGGCTGACCTTCTCGGCCCTTTTGGACCGCCTCATCGAGCTGGCCCTGGAGCACTGGGGCCGAAGACCCTAG
- a CDS encoding RsmE family RNA methyltransferase — protein sequence MTGKRFFVEPLPSGEPGSETVVRGPAAHHMARVMRLRAGDSVILQDGRGGAREAILAWVGASEVGLTLGRAVFERREGFVPITLALAYAKSDRLDLAVRQAVELGAARVDFFRAARSQYALDASRGRRRLDRWKRIAEEALCQCGWNWLPELQLHDRLETWLETLGNATESLKLVALEKRAARDLLETWNRFRSISALVLAVGPEGGWSDEEAGLFRAAGFHEVGLGPRILRVETAATVFLAAAQMLWGDLVDRSRRDVERFRRS from the coding sequence ATGACCGGGAAAAGGTTTTTCGTTGAGCCGTTGCCGTCCGGGGAACCGGGTTCCGAAACCGTTGTTCGAGGTCCGGCGGCCCATCATATGGCACGGGTGATGCGGTTGCGGGCCGGGGACTCGGTGATCCTGCAGGACGGCCGCGGCGGCGCCCGCGAGGCGATCCTCGCGTGGGTGGGAGCTTCCGAAGTCGGTTTGACCCTGGGCCGGGCCGTCTTCGAAAGGCGGGAAGGCTTTGTTCCCATCACCCTGGCACTGGCGTATGCCAAGTCCGACCGGCTCGATCTCGCTGTGCGGCAGGCTGTGGAACTGGGCGCAGCCCGCGTGGACTTCTTTCGAGCGGCCCGCAGCCAGTACGCGCTGGATGCCTCGAGAGGCCGCAGGCGGTTGGATCGGTGGAAACGGATCGCGGAAGAAGCTCTATGCCAGTGCGGCTGGAACTGGCTGCCCGAACTGCAGCTTCACGACCGCTTGGAGACCTGGTTGGAAACCCTGGGAAACGCCACCGAATCGCTCAAGCTCGTGGCCCTGGAAAAGCGCGCCGCCCGGGATCTTCTGGAAACCTGGAACCGGTTTCGGTCGATTTCGGCGCTGGTTCTGGCGGTAGGGCCGGAAGGCGGCTGGAGCGATGAAGAAGCCGGATTGTTTCGAGCGGCCGGGTTCCACGAGGTCGGACTGGGACCACGGATCCTCAGAGTGGAAACGGCGGCGACCGTCTTTTTGGCCGCAGCGCAGATGCTTTGGGGGGACCTGGTCGATCGCAGCCGACGGGACGTGGAACGGTTCAGGCGGTCGTAG
- a CDS encoding prepilin peptidase yields the protein MNDPGVFTNVAVFLFGCCMGSFFNVAIHRLPREESLVKPGSRCPSCGHAVAFYDNVPILSWLWLRGRCRRCKSPISVRYPVVEGLTGLVTLALFLSQGWGVPFVVLLVFVYALIVIAFIDLDTYLIPDVLSLTGIAVGFLGSLVSPHLSWSDSLIGILFGGGILYLVAWAYRVIRHQDGMGGGDIKLLAMIGAFIGWTGVVFTLFAASVAGALAGVAVMLKTRQGMEARVPFGPFLALGALGYVLGGEALVGWYWGRF from the coding sequence ATGAACGATCCCGGGGTTTTCACGAATGTGGCGGTTTTCCTCTTCGGGTGCTGCATGGGGAGCTTTTTCAATGTGGCGATCCATCGCCTGCCGCGTGAGGAGTCCCTGGTGAAGCCGGGGTCGCGGTGTCCTTCCTGCGGCCATGCCGTCGCCTTTTACGACAATGTTCCGATTCTCAGCTGGCTTTGGCTGCGGGGACGCTGCCGCCGTTGCAAGTCACCCATCTCCGTGCGATATCCGGTGGTCGAAGGGCTGACCGGCCTGGTTACGCTGGCACTCTTCCTGTCGCAGGGATGGGGTGTCCCGTTCGTGGTTCTTTTGGTGTTCGTGTATGCCCTGATCGTGATTGCGTTCATCGACCTGGACACCTACCTGATTCCGGACGTGCTGTCGCTCACCGGGATCGCCGTGGGGTTCCTGGGTTCTCTGGTCAGCCCTCATCTGAGCTGGTCGGATTCCCTGATCGGCATCCTCTTCGGCGGGGGAATCCTCTACCTGGTGGCCTGGGCCTACCGGGTGATCCGTCACCAGGACGGTATGGGAGGCGGGGATATCAAGCTTCTCGCCATGATCGGGGCCTTCATCGGCTGGACGGGAGTGGTTTTCACCCTTTTTGCGGCGTCCGTCGCGGGGGCGCTGGCGGGTGTGGCGGTGATGCTCAAGACCCGCCAGGGCATGGAGGCCAGGGTTCCGTTCGGTCCGTTCCTGGCCCTGGGTGCCCTCGGCTACGTGCTCGGCGGGGAAGCCTTGGTGGGCTGGTACTGGGGGCGTTTTTGA
- the topA gene encoding type I DNA topoisomerase — translation MSKSLLIVESPTKARTLNRYLGKNFVVKASVGHVKDLPETKLGIDIENQFRPEYQVIRGKKKVLKELKDAAEKADAIYLGPDPDREGEAIAWHIAEELDTGHKPVHRVLFYELTHKAIQEALKKPEPLNRSLYDAQQARRILDRLVGYLISPLLWEKVKRGLSAGRVQSVALRLVCEREREIQRFVPEEYWTVTARMAAQEKETVEGEKGEPKPFEARLWRCRRKKCELGNEEETRALVEILKGLSYQVASVERKKRLRKPAPPFITSTLQQEAARKLRFTAKRTMSIAQRLYEGVELGDEGAVGLITYMRTDSTRLSEEAVNAAREYIGERWGSRYLPGNPVIYKAKGSAQDAHEAIRPTDVRRTPEAVAPFLPKEQLALYSLIWSRFVACQMASAQLAQTTIDISGGDFIFRVTGSIIEFPGFMVLYVEGRDDDGEEKEGEAILPELQVGQAVDLLELLPKQHFTQPPPRFTEATLIKELEERGVGRPSTYAAILSTIIDRQYVSLARQRLHPTELGLIINDLLVKHFSEVVDVDFTARMEKNLDEVEQGRHPSQQLLVEFYDRFSKTLAAAASKMQNLRTEGLVTGLDCPRCGRPLLIKFSRNGPFVTCSGYPECTFSSNYERDEKGGVRLLEDTVSGEVCDKCGRPMVVRRGRYGEFLACSGYPECKNTRPVSTGIPCPREGCEGELVERMSKKGRKFFGCNKYPECKMVFWDLPVRRTCPQCGSPVMIEKNTKKEGKKWICPRPGCGYQAKE, via the coding sequence ATGAGCAAGTCGCTGCTGATCGTTGAAAGTCCTACGAAAGCCCGGACACTCAACCGGTATCTGGGCAAGAACTTCGTGGTCAAGGCCTCCGTGGGTCATGTGAAGGATTTGCCGGAAACCAAGCTGGGCATCGATATCGAAAACCAGTTTCGGCCGGAATACCAGGTCATCCGCGGTAAGAAGAAGGTGCTCAAGGAACTGAAAGACGCCGCTGAGAAAGCCGATGCCATCTACCTGGGCCCGGACCCGGACCGCGAAGGGGAAGCCATCGCCTGGCACATCGCCGAAGAATTGGACACAGGCCACAAGCCGGTCCACCGGGTGCTCTTCTACGAACTGACCCACAAGGCGATCCAGGAGGCGCTGAAGAAGCCGGAGCCTCTCAACCGATCCTTGTACGACGCGCAGCAGGCCAGGCGCATCCTCGACCGCCTGGTGGGATATCTGATTTCCCCGCTCCTGTGGGAAAAAGTGAAGCGGGGGCTGAGCGCAGGGCGGGTGCAATCGGTGGCCCTGCGACTGGTCTGTGAACGCGAAAGAGAAATCCAGCGCTTCGTCCCCGAAGAATACTGGACCGTTACGGCGCGCATGGCGGCGCAGGAAAAGGAAACGGTCGAGGGGGAGAAGGGGGAGCCGAAACCCTTCGAAGCGCGCCTGTGGAGGTGCCGCAGAAAGAAGTGCGAACTGGGAAACGAAGAGGAGACACGCGCTCTTGTCGAGATCCTCAAGGGGCTCTCGTACCAGGTTGCGTCGGTCGAACGGAAGAAGCGCCTTCGAAAGCCGGCGCCTCCTTTCATCACGAGCACCCTGCAGCAGGAGGCGGCCCGGAAGCTCCGTTTCACCGCGAAACGCACCATGAGTATCGCGCAGCGGCTGTATGAAGGCGTGGAACTGGGCGACGAGGGCGCGGTGGGACTCATCACCTACATGAGGACCGATTCCACGCGGCTTTCGGAGGAAGCGGTGAACGCGGCCCGTGAATACATCGGCGAACGCTGGGGGAGCCGCTACCTGCCCGGGAATCCCGTGATCTACAAGGCCAAGGGCAGCGCCCAGGACGCTCACGAGGCCATTCGGCCCACGGACGTGCGGCGCACTCCGGAAGCTGTGGCTCCGTTCCTCCCCAAGGAGCAGTTGGCGCTCTATTCGCTGATCTGGAGCCGCTTCGTGGCCTGCCAAATGGCTTCCGCGCAGCTGGCCCAGACCACCATCGACATCTCGGGAGGCGACTTTATCTTCCGGGTGACCGGGTCCATCATCGAGTTTCCGGGTTTCATGGTGCTTTACGTGGAAGGCCGGGACGACGATGGAGAAGAAAAGGAAGGGGAGGCGATCCTTCCTGAACTCCAGGTGGGCCAGGCCGTGGACCTGCTGGAGTTGCTGCCGAAGCAGCACTTCACCCAGCCGCCGCCCCGCTTTACGGAAGCGACTCTGATCAAGGAGCTGGAGGAGCGCGGGGTGGGGCGGCCGAGCACCTATGCGGCCATCCTTTCCACCATCATCGACCGGCAGTACGTTTCGCTGGCGCGGCAGAGGCTTCATCCCACAGAACTGGGACTCATCATCAATGATCTTTTGGTGAAGCATTTTTCCGAAGTGGTCGATGTGGATTTTACGGCCAGGATGGAAAAGAACCTGGACGAGGTGGAACAGGGACGGCACCCGTCTCAGCAGCTGCTCGTGGAGTTCTACGACAGGTTCAGCAAGACGCTGGCGGCTGCGGCCTCCAAGATGCAGAACCTGAGGACCGAGGGGTTGGTCACCGGCTTGGATTGCCCGCGATGCGGGCGCCCGCTGCTCATCAAATTCAGTCGCAACGGGCCGTTCGTCACCTGCAGCGGATACCCCGAGTGCACGTTCAGTTCCAACTACGAGCGGGACGAAAAGGGCGGGGTGAGACTCCTGGAAGACACGGTATCCGGGGAGGTGTGCGACAAGTGCGGTCGGCCCATGGTCGTGCGGCGCGGCCGCTACGGTGAATTCCTGGCCTGCAGCGGCTATCCCGAGTGCAAGAACACGCGGCCGGTGAGTACGGGGATACCATGTCCGCGGGAAGGCTGCGAAGGCGAGCTCGTCGAACGGATGAGCAAGAAGGGGCGGAAGTTTTTCGGATGCAACAAGTACCCGGAGTGCAAGATGGTGTTCTGGGATCTTCCGGTCCGGAGGACCTGTCCTCAATGCGGGTCGCCCGTCATGATCGAAAAGAACACCAAGAAAGAAGGCAAAAAGTGGATCTGCCCGCGTCCCGGCTGCGGCTACCAGGCGAAAGAATGA
- the dprA gene encoding DNA-processing protein DprA, which produces MGNTSHEDRLAWLRLKLTPGLGNRSILRLIRRFGSPVAAVKASRVQLDGISGIQERAKQALARGEVSRPPEREWEDLQAMGAELICLGDESYPANLKEIADPPAVLFVRGKLEPRDLVAVAVVGSRAASAVGMAFTERLCRELAGYGVTVVSGLAVGIDAAAHRGALNARGRTLGVLGCGLDVGYPQANRTLKENIVASGAVMTEFPLGTPPLAGHFPQRNRIISGLALGVVVVEAAQRSGSLITARAALEQGREVFAVPGTARNRRSAGPHRLLREGAKLVECAEDILEELRPHLVRRGGPDLPASAPTPADTPSGGPCDVTSEETTVLGCLDEQPLQIDQICRRLQWPAARVTALLLSLELKGLVRQLPGKYFVRP; this is translated from the coding sequence TTGGGGAACACCAGTCACGAGGATCGTCTGGCCTGGCTCCGGTTGAAGCTCACCCCGGGATTGGGCAACCGGTCCATCCTCCGACTGATCCGGCGGTTCGGTTCGCCGGTGGCCGCCGTGAAGGCTTCCCGGGTGCAGCTGGACGGGATCAGCGGCATTCAAGAGCGAGCCAAGCAGGCTCTGGCTCGGGGTGAGGTCAGCCGACCTCCCGAGAGAGAATGGGAGGATCTGCAGGCCATGGGGGCCGAGCTGATCTGCCTCGGCGATGAAAGTTATCCGGCCAATCTCAAGGAGATAGCTGATCCGCCGGCGGTGCTCTTCGTCAGAGGCAAGTTGGAACCGCGAGACCTGGTGGCGGTGGCGGTGGTGGGTTCCCGGGCCGCGTCGGCGGTTGGGATGGCGTTCACTGAGCGGCTTTGCCGGGAACTGGCCGGGTATGGGGTGACGGTGGTGAGCGGCCTGGCGGTGGGCATCGACGCCGCTGCTCACCGCGGGGCCCTCAACGCGAGGGGAAGGACGCTGGGGGTTCTGGGATGCGGGCTGGACGTGGGTTACCCGCAGGCCAACCGTACGCTGAAGGAAAACATCGTGGCGTCTGGTGCCGTCATGACCGAGTTCCCCCTGGGAACGCCTCCCCTGGCCGGCCATTTCCCGCAACGGAACCGGATCATCAGCGGCCTGGCCCTGGGGGTGGTCGTGGTGGAAGCCGCCCAACGAAGCGGATCGCTCATCACGGCACGAGCGGCCCTGGAGCAGGGGCGGGAGGTCTTCGCCGTTCCCGGGACGGCGAGAAACCGGCGAAGCGCCGGACCTCACCGGTTGCTCCGGGAAGGTGCGAAATTGGTGGAATGCGCGGAAGACATCCTCGAAGAGCTCCGCCCGCATCTGGTTCGGCGGGGCGGTCCGGACCTCCCGGCGTCGGCGCCGACGCCGGCCGATACTCCGTCCGGCGGGCCGTGTGATGTGACATCCGAGGAGACGACAGTGCTTGGCTGTCTGGACGAGCAGCCGCTTCAGATCGACCAGATCTGTCGCAGGCTGCAGTGGCCGGCGGCCAGAGTGACCGCTCTTTTGCTGTCGCTCGAACTGAAGGGGCTTGTGCGGCAGCTTCCCGGCAAGTACTTTGTCCGCCCCTGA
- a CDS encoding molybdopterin-dependent oxidoreductase: protein MAKITLKINGQEVQVEEGSTILEAARLAGVYIPTLCYHPCLPLEEACRVCVVEEVRRGWSTLVAACVFPVRQGMVIETDSEKVREARKTILELLLSDHPNACMTCQAAGECELQDLAYRYRVKPEVFEGERHKYPEDSDPNPYLHIDMNKCVLCRRCIRACHEIQGADVWTKVGRGFNQRISTAFDLPLEEAGCELCGMCADFCPVDAIGWRAGRYQVRAWQLASGSTVCLQCPMGCLARYDTHEGKIVRVRGDFRSPASGGALCKRGRFNIDFISSADRLTAAQILGDDGKLKPVSVDEALQDAARRLKAVCKESGGSAVAVLTGGMLTNEEYYLAQKLARAALGTNSVDNVGGPWQLPLYEGLSSSLGLGAMTHPLDDIAQAKSILVLGSDTLERHAIAAIRARKAAREGASLIVAHPQPVGLVKTADLHLAVSEGSEAALVCGFIKVVLDEKLYDEAFVAERTQDFEKLVRSVEKVELEDVAGKTGLSTEAIQDAARLYASKKPACLIYGGDMSREPADETFFRMCAGLQLLLGAVGTPGAGLAAMGVTGNAQGAADFGAWPKYLPGYRPVTQAAARKVASNLWGVEVPGDAGLSWPEMFEAAEKGSLKALLLVGVDPFDLGLPARSVESALSKLQCLVVQDCVATKALNYAHVVLPGAAFVEKDGTAVNCERRVQRLSKVIDPPGDARTDFELLNALLGAFDASLAVAGPAAAFGEGVQLHRDFGALSWEAIPVEGVQWPVSSEGEGLVRLAVPNGEKPVFKFFAARC, encoded by the coding sequence ATGGCGAAGATCACGTTGAAGATCAATGGCCAGGAAGTGCAGGTAGAAGAAGGATCCACCATCCTGGAGGCGGCCCGGCTGGCGGGCGTTTATATTCCCACGCTCTGCTACCATCCTTGCCTGCCGCTGGAGGAGGCGTGCCGCGTCTGCGTGGTGGAAGAGGTGCGCCGAGGGTGGTCCACGCTGGTGGCGGCCTGTGTCTTCCCTGTCCGCCAGGGTATGGTGATCGAGACCGACTCGGAAAAGGTCCGGGAAGCGCGAAAGACGATCCTGGAGCTTCTGCTGTCCGACCATCCCAACGCATGTATGACCTGCCAGGCTGCGGGGGAATGTGAGCTGCAGGATCTGGCCTACCGGTACCGGGTCAAGCCGGAGGTGTTTGAAGGCGAACGGCACAAGTACCCCGAGGATTCCGACCCCAATCCTTACCTGCACATCGACATGAACAAGTGTGTGCTTTGCAGGCGGTGTATCCGGGCGTGCCACGAGATCCAGGGCGCCGATGTCTGGACCAAGGTGGGCCGCGGATTCAACCAGAGGATTTCCACGGCTTTCGATCTGCCGCTGGAGGAAGCCGGGTGCGAGTTGTGCGGGATGTGTGCGGATTTCTGCCCCGTGGACGCCATCGGTTGGCGGGCCGGCCGCTACCAGGTGCGTGCCTGGCAGCTGGCAAGCGGCAGCACGGTCTGTCTCCAGTGCCCTATGGGTTGCCTGGCGCGCTACGACACCCATGAAGGAAAGATCGTCCGGGTTCGCGGCGATTTTCGATCACCCGCCAGTGGCGGCGCTCTGTGCAAGCGGGGGCGGTTCAATATCGATTTCATCAGTTCGGCTGACCGGTTGACGGCGGCACAGATCCTCGGCGACGACGGAAAGCTCAAGCCCGTTTCGGTGGACGAGGCGTTGCAGGACGCCGCGCGAAGACTCAAGGCCGTCTGCAAGGAAAGCGGCGGATCCGCGGTCGCCGTACTCACCGGCGGGATGCTCACCAACGAAGAATACTACCTCGCGCAGAAACTCGCCCGGGCGGCGCTGGGAACGAACAGTGTGGACAACGTGGGCGGCCCCTGGCAGCTTCCGCTCTATGAAGGCCTTTCGTCGAGCCTGGGTCTCGGAGCCATGACCCATCCCTTGGACGATATCGCGCAGGCGAAATCCATTCTGGTTCTGGGGTCCGACACGCTGGAAAGGCATGCGATCGCGGCGATCCGAGCGCGCAAGGCGGCGCGGGAAGGAGCGAGCCTGATCGTCGCTCATCCTCAGCCCGTAGGGCTCGTCAAGACCGCCGACCTCCATCTGGCCGTTTCCGAAGGGTCCGAAGCGGCGCTCGTTTGCGGCTTCATCAAGGTGGTCCTGGACGAAAAACTCTACGACGAAGCCTTCGTTGCCGAAAGAACCCAGGATTTCGAGAAGCTCGTGCGAAGCGTGGAAAAGGTGGAACTGGAAGATGTGGCGGGGAAGACGGGACTTTCCACGGAAGCCATCCAAGACGCGGCCCGCCTCTACGCTTCGAAAAAACCCGCCTGTCTTATCTACGGCGGGGACATGTCCCGGGAACCGGCCGACGAGACGTTTTTCCGGATGTGCGCAGGCCTGCAGCTCCTCCTGGGCGCGGTTGGTACGCCGGGTGCGGGGCTTGCGGCCATGGGCGTTACGGGAAACGCTCAGGGAGCGGCGGACTTCGGCGCATGGCCCAAGTACCTGCCGGGCTATCGGCCGGTGACCCAGGCGGCGGCCAGGAAGGTGGCTTCCAATCTTTGGGGCGTGGAGGTTCCCGGGGACGCCGGTTTGAGTTGGCCCGAGATGTTCGAGGCCGCCGAAAAGGGCAGCCTCAAGGCCCTGTTGCTGGTGGGAGTGGATCCCTTTGACCTGGGGCTTCCGGCGCGAAGCGTTGAAAGCGCCCTCTCCAAGCTCCAGTGCCTGGTCGTCCAGGACTGTGTCGCGACGAAGGCGCTGAATTACGCCCACGTGGTCCTCCCGGGCGCCGCCTTCGTGGAAAAGGACGGTACGGCGGTCAACTGCGAGCGGCGGGTGCAGAGACTTTCGAAGGTCATAGATCCTCCGGGTGATGCACGAACGGATTTCGAACTGCTCAACGCCCTTTTGGGGGCATTCGACGCGTCGCTGGCGGTGGCCGGGCCGGCGGCGGCCTTTGGAGAAGGTGTTCAGTTGCACAGGGATTTCGGCGCCCTGTCGTGGGAAGCGATTCCTGTGGAAGGCGTGCAATGGCCCGTTTCGAGCGAAGGGGAAGGGCTCGTACGCCTGGCGGTTCCCAATGGAGAGAAACCGGTTTTCAAGTTCTTCGCCGCACGCTGTTAG
- a CDS encoding (2Fe-2S) ferredoxin domain-containing protein: MLERLRDLTREIKGKGLTPFGRKDESGPVGAAPQETKKRKAGPFCDPDAKRPCLTVCRPTEGCTCDAGALREALVESIDRAGLPVEVGYAKTGCGGRCLSGPFIGFPQKGFFYLRVPPEAADEVVRETLVRGRLLFPFLSISPNRSYRSDILFERETGLLAGIDDHVCMVDVARYFLDFEEGLSCGKCVPCRLGMKRMWESVHRIVVGNGTLEDLNQIRVLGEAMIQAAYCEFAMASTRPVMSAVTYFEDEFLAHIEDQRCPAGVCEELVAIQRKKAFRERMAPKAKKKRK, from the coding sequence ATGCTGGAACGTCTGAGAGACCTGACGCGGGAAATCAAGGGAAAGGGGCTGACGCCGTTCGGAAGGAAGGATGAGTCTGGACCGGTGGGGGCGGCGCCTCAGGAGACGAAGAAGCGGAAAGCCGGGCCCTTTTGCGATCCAGATGCCAAACGGCCGTGCCTCACGGTGTGCCGGCCGACGGAAGGATGCACCTGCGATGCGGGAGCGTTGCGGGAGGCGCTGGTGGAGTCCATCGACCGGGCGGGGTTGCCCGTGGAAGTTGGATATGCCAAGACCGGCTGTGGTGGGCGCTGCCTTTCGGGTCCCTTCATTGGGTTCCCTCAGAAAGGGTTCTTCTATCTGCGTGTGCCGCCGGAGGCGGCCGATGAGGTGGTCCGGGAGACATTGGTTCGGGGACGGCTTTTGTTTCCTTTTCTATCAATCAGTCCGAACCGATCCTATCGATCGGATATCCTCTTTGAGCGAGAAACCGGGCTTTTGGCCGGCATCGACGACCACGTGTGCATGGTGGATGTGGCCAGGTATTTTCTGGATTTCGAGGAAGGATTGTCCTGCGGCAAGTGCGTTCCCTGCCGGCTGGGGATGAAGCGCATGTGGGAAAGCGTACATCGGATAGTCGTGGGAAACGGCACCCTCGAGGACCTCAATCAGATCCGGGTTCTGGGTGAGGCCATGATCCAGGCGGCGTACTGTGAATTCGCCATGGCGAGCACGCGGCCGGTCATGAGTGCCGTCACGTATTTCGAGGATGAGTTCCTGGCGCACATTGAAGATCAGCGTTGCCCCGCGGGTGTGTGCGAGGAACTGGTGGCCATCCAGAGAAAAAAGGCTTTCAGGGAGCGGATGGCGCCCAAGGCGAAGAAGAAAAGAAAGTGA